A portion of the Vulpes vulpes isolate BD-2025 chromosome 5, VulVul3, whole genome shotgun sequence genome contains these proteins:
- the OR10X1 gene encoding olfactory receptor 10X1 produces the protein MQTMKVNQTVLKEFILVGFSVYPHVQAFLFVVFLCLYLLTLTGNLAIMGLTWVDRSLHTPMYLFLGALSFSETCYTLTIIPKMLADLLTENKSISVMGCGLQMCFFLGLGGTNCIILTLMGYDRFLAICNPLRYPLLMTNGVCGQLVASAWGGGFLVSLIETALIFRGSFCSPNLVKHFFCHMRTVARLACIDSDLTESIVTMISVSGLMGTFLLIIITYVFILSTVFRIPSAKGKQKAFSTCASHLTVVIIHFGFAAIVYMKPETSGGDDTLMSVPYTVITPFLSPLIFSLRNKDMKNAFRKVLGKRSFLNK, from the coding sequence TGTTGGCTTTTCCGTGTACCCCCATGTGCAGGCTTTCCTCTTCGTGGTCTTCCTTTGCCTCTACCTTCTCACCCTCACAGGTAACCTGGCTATCATGGGTCTAACTTGGGTGGACAGATCTCTCCATACCCCTATGTACCTCTTCCTTGGTGCCCTCTCTTTCTCCGAGACCTGCTACACACTGACCATCATCCCCAAGATGCTGGCCGATCTGCTGACTGAAAACAAGAGCATCTCAGTCATGGGGTGTGGCTTGCAGATGTGTTTCTTCTTGGGACTCGGTGGCACAAATTGCATCATCCTCACCTTGATGGGATATGATCGCTTTCTGGCCATCTGCAACCCTCTCAGATATCCACTGCTTATGACCAATGGGGTGTGTGGACAGCTTGTGGCCTCTGCTTGGGGGGGAGGCTTTCTCGTCTCTCTGATAGAGACTGCACTGATATTCAGGGGCTCCTTCTGCAGCCCCAACCTTGTCAAACACTTCTTCTGCCACATGCGGACAGTGGCGAGGCTGGCCTGTATAGACAGCGACCTCACTGAATCCATTGTGACGATGATCTCAGTGTCAGGCTTGATGGGCACCTTCCTGCTCATCATCATCACTTACGTGTTCATTCTCTCCACTGTATTCAGGATCCCATCAGCCAAGGGCAAGCAGAAGGCCTTCTCTACCTGCGCCTCGCATCTCACAGTGGTCATTATCCACTTTGGGTTTGCCGCTATTGTCTATATGAAGCCAGAAACTTCGGGGGGAGATGATACCCTCATGTCTGTCCCTTATACAGTCATTACTCCTTTCCTCAGCCCCCTCATTTTCAGCCTCAGGAATAAGGACATGAAGAATGCCTTTAGGAAGGTGCTTGGAAAGAGaagtttcttgaataaataa